The following proteins are encoded in a genomic region of Desulfurococcaceae archaeon:
- a CDS encoding glycosyltransferase family A protein — MDRIKLSIITQNFNSYSYLPLSMLSLYSAFKTLAELGNIAEGRVLLIDSSSTDGSYEKLCRLGSELSRKTAVDFECRRLNKDLGNSFAITYGFLLEKRRGTNYLLNMDNDFIILHSNAVREMVDLAEEFDLLKTKYHAITTMYIMGNRDRFLKHLNSNEKQDLDEAMNFVYRDAENSNLIMPNIGYVNVLNRPFPLLPVVSRKDFNSIINEKGCPPKVLISAFVPATFTLYNPSTAPIPPYFYILGDDISSGLEHAKRGYLNVVLTKFGGIHYIATSQKVNSVRLYFGFRNSVLCNSSTGLRGVLHKFTWLVYSILYSTVGVFNLRHVIKQGLAFSELLMSSYYYSNMKLKPYIAKYAVLGALHGTMSSHRFKRKIERWFSKFVLKHGVDYLDYTRLDYTTWSNSSFSLKNLLLYLIMPEKAVRKDVGVNILSRRLRRN; from the coding sequence ATGGATAGAATAAAACTGAGCATTATCACCCAGAACTTTAACTCGTATAGCTATCTACCGTTATCAATGCTAAGCCTGTATAGCGCTTTCAAAACCCTAGCTGAACTCGGCAATATAGCTGAGGGAAGGGTGCTACTCATAGATAGCTCATCTACCGACGGATCGTACGAGAAACTGTGCCGGCTCGGATCAGAATTATCGAGGAAAACAGCCGTGGACTTCGAGTGTAGAAGGTTGAATAAAGACCTCGGCAACAGCTTTGCAATAACCTACGGTTTTCTCCTTGAAAAGAGGAGAGGCACTAATTACTTGTTAAACATGGACAACGACTTCATTATTCTCCACTCAAATGCAGTCAGGGAAATGGTAGACCTGGCCGAGGAATTCGACCTACTAAAGACTAAATACCATGCAATTACAACCATGTACATCATGGGGAATAGAGATAGATTCCTAAAACACTTAAACTCTAACGAGAAACAAGACCTCGATGAGGCCATGAACTTCGTGTACAGAGATGCGGAGAACTCCAACTTAATAATGCCTAATATAGGTTACGTGAATGTTCTTAATCGGCCTTTTCCGTTGCTTCCTGTAGTGTCTCGAAAGGATTTTAATAGCATAATCAACGAGAAGGGGTGTCCGCCAAAGGTGCTGATCTCCGCGTTTGTTCCAGCCACCTTCACCTTATACAATCCGAGCACTGCGCCCATACCTCCTTATTTCTACATCCTTGGAGATGACATCTCCTCAGGGCTAGAACACGCAAAAAGAGGCTACCTCAACGTTGTATTGACAAAGTTTGGAGGAATACACTACATTGCAACCTCACAAAAAGTAAATAGCGTAAGGCTTTACTTCGGCTTTAGGAATAGTGTTCTGTGTAATTCCTCTACTGGGCTCCGAGGGGTACTACACAAATTTACCTGGCTTGTTTACAGCATCCTCTACTCAACAGTAGGTGTTTTTAACCTCAGACACGTTATAAAACAAGGACTTGCATTTAGTGAGCTCTTAATGTCATCTTATTACTACAGTAATATGAAACTAAAACCATATATTGCTAAGTACGCAGTGCTTGGAGCTTTACACGGTACCATGAGCAGCCATCGCTTTAAGAGAAAAATTGAACGGTGGTTCAGTAAATTTGTCCTGAAGCACGGTGTTGACTATCTGGATTACACTAGACTTGACTATACCACGTGGAGTAATAGCTCATTCTCACTTAAGAACTTATTGCTATACCTAATAATGCCCGAAAAGGCGGTGAGGAAAGACGTTGGAGTGAACATCCTTAGTCGCAGGCTTAGAAGAAATTAG